One Vallitalea pronyensis genomic region harbors:
- a CDS encoding ABC transporter ATP-binding protein, which produces MIKTRDLIKKYDKNPAVNGLNLDIEAGTFYGLLGPNGAGKTTTIKMLSTLLPPTSGDMHIMNERVKRGQKHIQAQIGVVPQHYSLQREFTVYETLIHHGMLQSMQRKEMKTRIEELLIFAKLDQDAHKLVAKLSGGNKRKLMIIRAVMHRPKILFLDEPTVGLDAAIRRSIWDLLKYLKSEGLTIILTTHYIEEARVLCDRIGMMTHGKIVIENTPHELLKDVQAYVVEVFDGQKTHYAYFNTREEATAYSHKQVDDVLIRRSNLEDVYVKYTKEKVEAL; this is translated from the coding sequence ATGATTAAGACCAGAGATCTCATAAAAAAATACGATAAAAACCCTGCGGTTAACGGGTTGAATTTAGATATTGAAGCTGGAACCTTTTATGGCTTACTTGGACCAAACGGTGCAGGTAAGACCACCACCATTAAAATGTTGTCCACCCTATTGCCACCCACTTCTGGTGATATGCATATCATGAATGAAAGGGTTAAAAGAGGGCAGAAGCATATACAAGCTCAGATAGGTGTTGTACCACAGCATTATAGCCTGCAAAGGGAGTTTACGGTTTATGAAACCCTCATTCACCATGGTATGCTCCAGAGCATGCAGCGAAAAGAGATGAAAACACGTATAGAAGAATTGCTAATCTTTGCCAAATTGGATCAAGATGCCCATAAGTTAGTGGCTAAGCTGTCAGGGGGTAACAAAAGAAAGCTCATGATTATTCGTGCTGTGATGCACCGTCCGAAGATTTTATTCTTAGATGAGCCAACAGTAGGATTGGATGCTGCTATTCGTCGAAGCATATGGGACTTATTAAAATATCTAAAAAGCGAGGGGTTAACGATTATCTTAACCACCCATTATATAGAAGAAGCCAGGGTACTATGTGATCGCATCGGTATGATGACCCATGGTAAAATTGTCATAGAAAACACGCCCCATGAACTGTTAAAAGATGTACAAGCTTATGTAGTGGAAGTATTTGATGGTCAAAAAACACACTATGCCTATTTTAATACAAGAGAAGAGGCCACAGCATATTCCCATAAGCAAGTGGATGATGTGCTAATAAGAAGGTCCAATCTGGAAGATGTTTATGTGAAATATACGAAGGAAAAGGTGGAAGCATTATGA
- a CDS encoding ABC transporter permease, with protein sequence MRVFKELYPIIWDEWVIFKRNFMKITISAIISPLLYMIAFGLGIGGGYSLSGVTYMKFLIPGIVALTTMNASYKAISVKLITNRVYDQTFEQYLIAPISIFSFCIGKAIAGALRGMYAGMLVLSIAAVFGISLNVTGSFLLLMFLNGLTFASLGMLGALVAKSHADMNRFGSYVILPMTFLCGTFFSTDYLPDFMRKVIHLLPLTHMSTMLRAIATYDTYYVANILGVVVYCIIFLTMSYRICLKIAT encoded by the coding sequence ATGAGGGTTTTCAAAGAGTTGTATCCCATTATATGGGATGAATGGGTTATTTTCAAAAGAAACTTTATGAAAATTACCATCAGTGCCATTATCAGTCCCTTACTTTATATGATTGCTTTTGGCTTAGGGATAGGCGGAGGATATTCTTTATCTGGTGTCACTTACATGAAATTTTTAATTCCAGGTATCGTGGCTCTGACTACCATGAATGCCAGTTATAAAGCCATTTCTGTTAAGCTTATTACCAACCGGGTTTATGATCAGACTTTTGAGCAATACTTGATAGCCCCTATATCCATTTTTAGCTTTTGTATAGGAAAAGCCATAGCCGGTGCTTTAAGGGGGATGTACGCAGGTATGTTAGTCCTTAGTATTGCAGCTGTATTTGGTATTTCCTTGAATGTCACAGGAAGTTTTCTTTTACTGATGTTCTTAAATGGTCTGACCTTTGCTTCATTAGGTATGCTGGGAGCACTGGTAGCTAAATCCCATGCAGATATGAACCGTTTTGGCAGTTATGTGATATTACCCATGACTTTTTTGTGTGGTACGTTCTTTTCAACAGACTATTTACCGGATTTTATGCGTAAAGTTATCCACTTACTGCCTTTAACCCATATGTCAACCATGTTAAGGGCCATTGCTACATATGATACGTATTATGTAGCCAATATTTTAGGTGTGGTGGTGTATTGTATTATTTTTTTAACCATGTCTTATCGTATCTGTTTAAAAATAGCGACTTAA
- a CDS encoding ABC transporter substrate-binding protein — MKKLISCMLVIMMILSVAGCGQSDAKKKDEDSNQNVTTHADAETTEGQTGDSTEDMTEQANPSNGTNLYPDFIIEETETTITYVDKFGTETMVTKKPEKVVIAFNSILGLWYYAGGTSLTKVKGSTNVPEEAKDLMDLGSSRSVSLEAIIALEPDLVILAANVEGQVALAPTLKESGIEAMIIDTSINAYERFKENAYLFSKINGTEEAYDTKVQAIITEIDGIIEKAQAVETKSRVAAMFATSKSMSLDSDMALTGEMIYALGGENILNASDVKVEGESRVPFSIEALITQNPEIIMISTMGDIEGVKENVNKMIDENPAWNQVHAVENNRVYYLPKEYSVYKPNEKYAEAFTHIAKLLYPDVFGE, encoded by the coding sequence ATGAAGAAATTAATCAGTTGTATGTTGGTCATTATGATGATATTAAGTGTAGCAGGTTGTGGTCAATCCGATGCAAAAAAGAAGGATGAAGACAGCAATCAAAACGTAACAACTCATGCTGATGCAGAAACAACAGAAGGACAAACAGGAGATTCAACAGAAGATATGACAGAACAAGCAAACCCATCAAACGGTACGAATCTCTATCCTGATTTCATAATAGAAGAAACAGAAACCACCATTACATACGTGGATAAATTCGGTACAGAGACCATGGTTACAAAAAAACCTGAGAAAGTGGTCATTGCCTTTAACTCTATTCTAGGTTTATGGTATTATGCAGGTGGTACGTCTTTAACCAAAGTAAAAGGCTCTACTAACGTTCCAGAAGAAGCCAAAGACCTGATGGATTTAGGAAGTTCAAGAAGTGTCAGTTTAGAAGCCATCATTGCCCTAGAACCAGACTTAGTGATTCTAGCTGCCAATGTGGAAGGTCAAGTGGCGTTAGCGCCTACATTAAAGGAAAGCGGCATTGAAGCCATGATTATCGATACATCCATTAATGCCTATGAACGATTTAAGGAAAATGCGTATCTTTTTAGCAAGATTAATGGTACAGAAGAAGCCTATGATACAAAAGTACAAGCCATTATCACAGAGATTGATGGCATTATTGAAAAAGCCCAAGCAGTAGAAACTAAGTCAAGGGTAGCTGCCATGTTTGCAACGTCTAAGAGCATGAGTTTGGATTCTGATATGGCACTTACAGGTGAGATGATTTATGCACTTGGCGGGGAGAATATTTTAAATGCCTCCGATGTTAAGGTAGAAGGGGAGTCCAGAGTGCCTTTTAGTATTGAAGCCCTCATTACCCAGAATCCAGAAATTATCATGATATCCACTATGGGAGATATTGAGGGCGTAAAAGAAAATGTTAATAAAATGATTGACGAAAACCCTGCATGGAACCAAGTGCATGCTGTTGAGAATAACCGAGTATATTACTTACCAAAAGAATACTCCGTCTATAAACCCAATGAGAAATACGCAGAAGCTTTTACACATATTGCGAAGCTTCTATACCCAGATGTATTTGGTGAATAA
- a CDS encoding FecCD family ABC transporter permease → MKAMTSLAQQDEQKNRRYKLSILGILFVFLFVSVILSITLGATHIPLKKAFQALFVEKDGLTYHIIMNIRMPRTLVGMLVGISLSLSGAILQGIMRNSLASPNIIGVSSGAGLAATICIVLLPAYVNLTPIAAFIGAFLTTMIIYSLSYKNGVRPLRMVLAGVAISSLVSALINLILIFFPDRVSDTLSFTIGSLNLALWSDFYRLLPYVIVGFILCLLNARKINVLMLGDEIATSLGVHVERSRFFFIALASLLAASSISVVGLLGFVGLIVPHIVKLLIGSNYRYVYVGVTFFGGGIVIFCDTIARVIAAPMEIPVGINMAILGVPFFLYLLRGRIAHD, encoded by the coding sequence ATGAAAGCCATGACCTCTTTAGCCCAACAGGATGAACAAAAAAATAGACGTTATAAGCTCAGTATATTAGGGATACTTTTTGTGTTTCTCTTTGTTAGTGTCATCCTTAGTATAACTCTTGGAGCTACGCATATACCGCTGAAGAAGGCCTTTCAAGCACTGTTTGTGGAGAAGGATGGGTTAACTTATCACATTATTATGAACATCCGTATGCCTCGAACACTGGTTGGGATGTTAGTGGGCATAAGTTTATCCCTATCTGGAGCCATATTACAGGGTATTATGCGTAATTCCCTTGCTTCACCTAATATTATCGGGGTGTCAAGCGGGGCAGGATTAGCTGCAACCATATGTATCGTGCTCTTACCAGCTTATGTGAACTTAACCCCAATTGCCGCTTTTATCGGTGCTTTTTTAACCACCATGATTATCTATTCTTTATCCTATAAGAATGGAGTGCGGCCTTTACGGATGGTGTTAGCAGGGGTGGCTATATCTTCTTTGGTGAGTGCCTTGATTAATTTGATTTTGATCTTTTTTCCAGATCGGGTATCGGATACTTTAAGCTTTACCATTGGCAGTTTGAACCTTGCATTATGGTCAGATTTCTATCGGCTGCTGCCTTATGTGATTGTTGGTTTCATTTTATGTTTATTAAATGCTCGAAAGATCAATGTGCTTATGTTAGGGGATGAAATCGCTACATCATTAGGGGTACATGTGGAAAGAAGCCGTTTCTTCTTTATTGCATTAGCTTCGTTACTCGCTGCAAGCAGTATCAGTGTGGTGGGTCTTCTAGGTTTTGTAGGGCTGATTGTGCCGCATATTGTGAAGCTGTTGATTGGCTCCAATTATCGCTATGTGTATGTGGGTGTCACTTTTTTTGGAGGGGGCATTGTCATATTCTGTGACACCATTGCTCGTGTTATTGCTGCACCTATGGAGATTCCTGTGGGGATCAACATGGCTATATTAGGGGTTCCATTTTTCCTATATCTCTTAAGAGGGAGGATTGCTCATGATTAA
- a CDS encoding ABC transporter ATP-binding protein, with protein MINITKLHVQYDKHVALQDVSFHIAEEKITTIIGPNGCGKSTLLKAMSKNLKYQKGRIEIGGKNLSHYSPKKLAKSLAILPQNPKVPADFTVHELVSFGRYPFISFGKRMKQKDYDMMAWALDKTDMTTMKGRMVSTLSGGERQRAWIAMALAQEPRILLLDEPTTYLDIAHQFDVLELIKSIQEKTGITIVMVLHDINQAARYSHDIVVMKKGAIVKQGSPKDIINEDTMEGVFRLKGNFIKGSRYPHFIPLESKRQA; from the coding sequence ATGATTAACATAACAAAACTGCATGTTCAGTATGACAAGCATGTTGCTCTTCAAGACGTTTCTTTTCATATAGCAGAAGAGAAAATTACCACCATCATCGGTCCCAATGGTTGTGGAAAAAGTACATTGCTAAAAGCCATGAGTAAGAATCTCAAGTACCAGAAGGGCAGGATTGAAATCGGAGGAAAGAATCTAAGTCATTATTCGCCTAAAAAGCTGGCAAAATCATTAGCCATACTGCCTCAGAATCCCAAAGTTCCAGCAGATTTCACCGTGCACGAATTGGTCAGTTTTGGCAGGTATCCTTTTATTTCCTTTGGCAAGCGGATGAAACAGAAAGATTATGATATGATGGCATGGGCATTGGATAAAACAGACATGACCACCATGAAAGGACGGATGGTATCCACCTTATCAGGAGGGGAACGCCAACGGGCATGGATTGCTATGGCTCTTGCGCAAGAACCTCGCATACTCTTACTGGATGAGCCAACCACCTACCTGGATATTGCCCACCAATTTGATGTGCTCGAACTCATTAAGAGCATACAAGAAAAAACGGGCATCACCATTGTGATGGTACTCCATGATATTAACCAAGCAGCCAGGTATTCTCATGACATCGTTGTCATGAAAAAAGGTGCTATCGTAAAACAAGGATCACCCAAGGACATTATCAATGAAGATACCATGGAAGGGGTCTTTCGTCTAAAAGGAAATTTTATAAAAGGCAGTCGTTACCCTCATTTTATTCCTTTGGAAAGCAAGCGACAAGCATGA
- a CDS encoding cobyrinate a,c-diamide synthase, protein MKKIMIAGTKSGVGKTTLTMGILAALAKRMHVQPYKVGPDYIDPAFHTQITGRFCRNLDSYILEEEVIKYLFQQSSNNADIAVIEGVMGLFDGKEVGSDVGTSASIAKLLKTPVILVVDGSKVASSIAATVKGFAAFDKDVTIAGVILNNVGSAAHYELLRDAIMYHTDVIPCGYLIKNADVSLPERHLGLVPHLEMSGLDKVYHQLATAIEATIDLDKILEIGTMAEACVTRYEPPVYEGSNVRVAIAKDKAFHFYYQDSLDYLRDKLNVELVPFSPLEDKQLPEGIHGLILGGGFPEMFAEDLSKNIPMLEAIYHALDKGLPYVAECGGLMYLCDELVDLEGTQHNMVGWLKGYTTMEKRLQRFGYGKLTLKDSCIYGQAGDHIRIHEFHRSKAYIGEPQVYAVEKSRLGQTIRQWTCGYAKKNGVAAYAHLHYYSNLNFAKHFIETCRQYKEGGYSHGIH, encoded by the coding sequence ATGAAGAAAATTATGATAGCAGGCACCAAAAGCGGTGTAGGCAAGACAACCCTTACCATGGGTATTTTAGCGGCTCTGGCTAAGCGTATGCATGTCCAGCCCTACAAGGTTGGACCGGATTACATTGACCCTGCTTTTCATACCCAGATTACAGGACGATTCTGCCGTAACTTGGATTCCTATATATTGGAAGAAGAAGTGATTAAATACCTGTTTCAGCAGAGCAGTAACAATGCCGATATAGCTGTTATTGAGGGTGTTATGGGGTTGTTTGATGGAAAAGAAGTAGGCTCAGATGTGGGAACCAGTGCATCCATTGCTAAGCTGTTAAAGACACCTGTTATTTTGGTTGTGGATGGCAGTAAGGTAGCCTCATCCATCGCGGCAACGGTTAAGGGGTTTGCTGCTTTTGACAAGGATGTAACCATAGCAGGTGTTATTTTGAACAATGTAGGCAGCGCTGCCCATTATGAACTATTAAGAGACGCCATTATGTATCATACAGATGTAATACCTTGTGGCTATTTGATTAAGAACGCAGATGTATCCTTACCCGAACGGCATCTGGGGTTAGTACCCCATCTTGAGATGAGTGGTTTAGATAAGGTGTATCATCAGTTAGCCACAGCCATTGAAGCTACCATTGATTTGGATAAAATATTGGAGATCGGGACCATGGCAGAAGCCTGTGTAACCCGTTATGAACCGCCAGTGTATGAAGGGTCTAATGTACGGGTGGCTATTGCCAAGGATAAAGCTTTTCATTTTTATTATCAGGACAGTCTGGATTACTTAAGGGACAAGTTAAATGTAGAGCTTGTACCTTTTAGTCCCCTTGAAGATAAGCAGTTACCAGAAGGTATTCATGGCTTGATACTAGGCGGTGGTTTTCCAGAGATGTTTGCTGAGGATTTATCCAAGAATATACCCATGTTAGAAGCCATTTACCATGCCTTAGATAAGGGACTGCCTTATGTAGCGGAATGTGGTGGTTTAATGTACCTTTGTGATGAGCTGGTAGACCTAGAAGGCACACAGCATAACATGGTTGGCTGGTTAAAAGGCTATACTACCATGGAAAAGCGGCTGCAACGTTTTGGCTATGGAAAGCTCACCCTTAAGGATTCTTGTATCTACGGCCAAGCAGGAGATCATATACGGATTCATGAATTTCACCGTTCGAAAGCCTATATTGGGGAACCCCAGGTATATGCAGTAGAAAAATCAAGACTTGGTCAAACAATACGGCAATGGACTTGCGGCTATGCAAAAAAGAACGGTGTAGCAGCGTATGCGCATCTGCACTATTACAGTAACTTGAATTTTGCCAAGCATTTTATAGAAACATGTAGACAGTATAAGGAAGGAGGCTATTCCCATGGAATACATTAA
- a CDS encoding precorrin-8X methylmutase, producing the protein MEYIKNPMAIEEGSMQIIESEMTAPEDFTSDALKVIKRVIHTTADFEYESLIRFSGDPIEKGIQHIKRGCKIYGDTNMITVGVNRVLLQAYGCTMVNYVHDEDVKAQALEKGITRSMVAMEKAFYDKEIGIYLIGNAPTALIKLLELIDKQGHFDGLIVGVPVGFVGAKESKELLMERDIPYISIKGRKGGSPVAVAMMNAILKIGKER; encoded by the coding sequence ATGGAATACATTAAGAATCCTATGGCTATTGAAGAAGGCAGTATGCAGATTATTGAATCCGAAATGACAGCACCTGAGGATTTTACCTCTGACGCATTAAAGGTCATTAAAAGAGTTATTCATACAACGGCGGATTTTGAATACGAATCCCTGATTCGATTTTCAGGGGATCCCATTGAAAAGGGTATACAACACATTAAAAGAGGATGTAAGATCTATGGTGATACCAACATGATAACAGTGGGGGTTAATCGTGTACTTTTACAAGCATATGGCTGTACCATGGTCAACTATGTCCATGATGAAGACGTGAAAGCACAAGCCCTTGAAAAAGGCATTACACGGTCCATGGTAGCCATGGAAAAAGCTTTTTATGACAAAGAGATTGGCATCTATCTTATAGGTAATGCACCCACAGCACTCATCAAACTTCTTGAGCTCATTGACAAACAAGGTCATTTTGATGGGTTAATTGTAGGGGTTCCCGTAGGTTTCGTTGGCGCTAAGGAATCCAAAGAATTACTTATGGAAAGGGATATACCGTATATTAGCATTAAAGGCAGAAAAGGCGGCAGTCCAGTAGCCGTGGCTATGATGAACGCCATCTTAAAGATAGGAAAGGAAAGATAA
- the cobI gene encoding precorrin-2 C(20)-methyltransferase has protein sequence MTLTCIGVGPGDPELLTIKAVRLIEEADVIVVPVKKQASTESTALKIAQPYIKDMSKVKYLYFPMVAFQKDDEQIQQIFRHNAQMINEDLGAGKKVVYLTLGDPSVYCTFTYIADYIDHVTYVPGIASFLQGAAHIGQPLCLGKESLAIINMTDDERTIRQAFQLHDNLVVMKVSANPKLLHELIVQDNRPATFLSNMGLENEMVTSDRGFLEGKVPYFTVAQVKR, from the coding sequence ATGACATTAACATGTATTGGTGTGGGACCAGGTGACCCTGAATTATTAACCATAAAAGCTGTACGTTTAATAGAAGAAGCAGACGTAATTGTGGTGCCGGTTAAGAAACAAGCATCCACAGAGAGTACAGCCCTGAAGATAGCACAGCCTTACATAAAGGATATGTCCAAGGTAAAATATCTTTATTTTCCTATGGTCGCCTTTCAGAAGGATGATGAACAGATACAACAGATATTTCGCCATAATGCCCAAATGATTAATGAAGACTTAGGAGCTGGGAAGAAGGTGGTCTATCTTACCTTGGGAGATCCTTCTGTCTATTGTACATTTACATATATTGCTGATTATATCGATCACGTCACTTATGTACCCGGGATTGCTTCTTTTTTACAAGGTGCGGCACATATAGGACAGCCTCTATGTCTTGGTAAAGAGTCTTTAGCCATTATCAATATGACAGATGATGAAAGGACCATTAGGCAGGCTTTCCAATTACATGATAATCTGGTTGTGATGAAAGTAAGCGCCAACCCCAAATTGCTCCATGAACTGATTGTACAAGATAATCGTCCAGCAACATTCTTATCCAACATGGGATTGGAGAATGAGATGGTTACCAGTGATCGAGGATTTTTAGAAGGAAAGGTACCTTATTTCACCGTGGCACAGGTGAAAAGATGA
- a CDS encoding nitrilase-related carbon-nitrogen hydrolase — protein sequence MKIAMVQVYASTQDMTANYNKIVGHVREASEQGVTCICFPELTLTGYDLNKSDEAIDKQYDYLEALRTLAEQLNMTILVGGIERDGTKRYIAQFVLHHTIEGYRKIHIGNKEKAYVTPGEKIHVFQSKGLTFGIMVCYDTHFPELASIMTRMGAQVIFAPSASPNDPRKRIEMWKKYMVARAYDNRITVLATNLIFGEKGGGMIGYDGRGELRLSLASLEDYRMIIDLKSYDFHKKGMRDRLFHHDRQPLIYQKAEETLVKSWNDS from the coding sequence ATGAAAATAGCCATGGTACAAGTATACGCCAGTACACAAGATATGACAGCAAACTATAACAAAATCGTAGGTCATGTGAGAGAGGCCTCTGAGCAAGGTGTTACATGTATATGTTTTCCCGAACTTACCCTAACAGGCTATGATTTGAATAAGTCCGATGAGGCCATTGATAAGCAATATGATTACCTAGAAGCGCTAAGAACTTTAGCAGAACAATTGAATATGACCATACTGGTAGGCGGTATTGAAAGAGATGGTACAAAACGCTATATCGCCCAATTTGTTCTACATCATACCATAGAAGGCTATCGAAAAATACATATTGGCAACAAAGAAAAAGCCTATGTAACACCAGGGGAGAAGATACACGTCTTTCAATCCAAAGGTCTGACATTTGGTATCATGGTATGTTACGATACGCATTTTCCTGAACTTGCGTCCATCATGACGAGGATGGGTGCTCAGGTTATTTTTGCACCATCTGCTTCACCCAATGACCCGCGCAAGCGGATTGAGATGTGGAAAAAATACATGGTAGCACGGGCATACGATAATCGTATAACGGTTCTTGCTACCAACTTAATTTTTGGTGAGAAAGGTGGCGGCATGATTGGTTATGATGGCAGGGGAGAATTACGATTATCTCTTGCATCTCTAGAAGATTATCGCATGATCATTGATCTGAAATCCTATGACTTTCATAAGAAAGGTATGAGGGATCGCTTGTTTCATCATGACCGTCAACCACTTATCTATCAAAAAGCAGAAGAAACGTTGGTGAAATCATGGAACGATTCATAG
- the cbiD gene encoding cobalt-precorrin-5B (C(1))-methyltransferase CbiD produces the protein MERFIEKEGKKLRYGYTTGSCATAAAKAAAMMLMHDIKPQSVLIGTPKGWDLNIPVYPVEEGADYATCYVIKDAGDDPDVTHGMRIYATVKKTDQEGIRIQGGVGIGTVTKKGLRISVGQSAINPTPLMTIDKEVRQVLPAGQGVDITIFAPEGEAIAKKTFNANLGIIGGISIIGTSGIVEPMSEDALMDTLKVELGIKKANHGNWLVYVFGNFGRDYAMAHKIEEKYIQKISNFVAFMMEEAYRQGFRKILFIGHVGKMVKVAAGSQNTHSKYGDGRMASIAACAAACHVNETVIQKIHGCNTTDEAVGLLKAHGKAEEVFEHMAEKCQQVCQGMCHNKVQVACIIFSTIHGTLGRSADAEDMLTYFT, from the coding sequence ATGGAACGATTCATAGAAAAAGAAGGTAAAAAATTACGCTACGGTTATACCACAGGAAGCTGTGCAACAGCAGCAGCCAAAGCTGCGGCTATGATGCTAATGCATGATATTAAGCCTCAATCTGTCTTGATAGGCACGCCAAAAGGATGGGATCTGAACATTCCCGTTTATCCAGTGGAAGAAGGGGCAGATTATGCCACCTGCTATGTGATTAAAGATGCTGGTGATGATCCGGATGTTACCCATGGTATGCGTATCTATGCAACCGTGAAAAAAACGGATCAAGAAGGTATTCGTATCCAAGGTGGTGTGGGTATAGGTACTGTGACTAAAAAAGGTCTGCGTATATCGGTGGGTCAATCAGCCATTAACCCAACACCCCTCATGACCATCGATAAAGAAGTTCGGCAGGTTCTACCAGCTGGTCAAGGGGTGGATATTACCATCTTTGCCCCAGAGGGTGAAGCCATTGCTAAGAAAACATTTAATGCGAACTTAGGTATTATAGGTGGCATATCCATCATTGGTACATCAGGTATTGTGGAACCCATGTCCGAGGATGCCCTTATGGATACCTTAAAAGTAGAGTTAGGCATTAAAAAGGCCAATCATGGTAACTGGCTTGTCTATGTCTTTGGTAACTTTGGACGGGATTATGCCATGGCTCATAAAATAGAAGAGAAGTATATTCAAAAAATCAGTAACTTTGTAGCATTTATGATGGAAGAAGCGTACAGACAAGGATTTAGAAAGATACTCTTTATAGGCCATGTAGGTAAAATGGTGAAGGTAGCCGCTGGAAGCCAGAACACCCATAGTAAATATGGGGATGGACGTATGGCATCCATAGCAGCCTGTGCGGCAGCTTGTCATGTGAATGAAACAGTCATCCAGAAGATTCATGGCTGTAACACCACAGATGAAGCAGTGGGTCTTCTTAAGGCACATGGAAAAGCAGAGGAAGTTTTTGAACATATGGCAGAAAAATGTCAACAAGTCTGTCAGGGCATGTGTCATAATAAAGTACAAGTCGCATGTATTATCTTCTCAACCATTCATGGCACATTAGGAAGAAGTGCTGACGCAGAGGATATGTTAACTTATTTTACTTGA
- the cbiE gene encoding precorrin-6y C5,15-methyltransferase (decarboxylating) subunit CbiE codes for MIRVIGIGPGNPDYILPVAIKYIKKAKTVIGADRHLEAVKDYCQETLNYSKGFDYIGQYIQEHLDDDIAVVVSGDALFYSMLNFVKRTVDHTKIEVIPGISSLQYMYAKLKRGYESAKWISYHGREVDVIQELTDHDSVGILTDHHHSPAYIANVLHEHQIEDRVMYIGENLSYEDERIHKMTIKEAMAYEAKSLSVVVIEYDA; via the coding sequence ATGATTAGGGTGATTGGTATTGGACCAGGGAATCCAGATTATATTTTACCAGTAGCCATCAAGTATATTAAGAAGGCGAAGACGGTTATAGGGGCTGATAGACATCTGGAAGCTGTAAAAGACTATTGTCAAGAGACACTAAACTATAGCAAAGGATTTGACTACATTGGGCAATATATTCAGGAACATCTAGATGATGATATAGCTGTGGTGGTGTCGGGTGATGCCTTGTTTTACAGTATGTTGAATTTTGTTAAGCGGACAGTGGATCATACGAAGATAGAGGTCATTCCAGGTATCAGTTCGCTGCAATATATGTATGCCAAATTAAAACGTGGTTATGAGTCAGCAAAATGGATCAGTTATCATGGAAGAGAAGTAGATGTCATACAAGAACTCACAGACCATGATAGTGTTGGTATTCTAACAGACCATCACCATAGCCCAGCATACATCGCTAATGTATTACATGAGCATCAGATAGAGGATCGGGTCATGTATATTGGTGAAAACTTATCTTATGAAGATGAGCGTATTCATAAGATGACAATAAAAGAGGCCATGGCTTACGAAGCCAAGTCCTTAAGTGTGGTGGTGATTGAATATGACGCATAG
- the cbiT gene encoding precorrin-6Y C5,15-methyltransferase (decarboxylating) subunit CbiT, translating to MTHRWSYDVSGIDDEQFIRGKVPMTKSEVRAVTMSKLRLMKDSRVLDIGAGTGSVTIECARIAKDVTAVERHVEGVELIKANAEAFGVDTVKVIQGLAPDDLPDTTYDRVFIGGSGGQLPDIFHYLDTHLVSGGILVANTITIENTGKILSLLKEGTYDQIDVIQMGVSRSKAVGNSHMMLAENPITILSARKQ from the coding sequence ATGACGCATAGATGGTCTTATGATGTATCGGGTATTGACGATGAGCAATTTATTCGAGGTAAAGTCCCCATGACCAAGAGTGAAGTACGAGCGGTAACCATGAGTAAATTACGATTAATGAAAGATAGCAGGGTTCTTGATATTGGTGCAGGGACAGGGTCTGTTACCATAGAATGCGCGAGAATAGCCAAAGACGTAACGGCTGTTGAACGTCATGTAGAAGGTGTAGAACTGATTAAAGCTAATGCAGAAGCTTTTGGTGTGGACACAGTAAAAGTCATACAAGGTCTAGCACCAGATGATTTACCGGATACCACCTATGATCGGGTTTTTATTGGTGGCAGTGGTGGTCAGTTACCAGATATATTTCATTACTTAGATACCCATTTGGTATCGGGTGGTATCCTTGTGGCTAACACCATCACCATCGAGAATACAGGGAAGATATTATCTCTGTTAAAAGAAGGAACATATGACCAGATAGACGTCATTCAGATGGGGGTAAGCAGAAGCAAAGCCGTGGGTAATAGCCATATGATGTTAGCGGAAAATCCCATTACCATATTGTCGGCAAGAAAACAATAA